A region from the Arthrobacter gengyunqii genome encodes:
- the sdhC gene encoding succinate dehydrogenase, cytochrome b556 subunit, producing the protein MSKLPAGTLYRGREGQWSWVAHRITGVVIFFFLLVHVLDTSLVRVSPEAYNVVIGSYKNPIMGLGEIGLVAAIVFHAFNGVRVILIDFWKKGPKYQRQMLWSVVGLWAVTMIVFSVRTLPIIFGGH; encoded by the coding sequence GTGTCGAAGTTACCAGCAGGCACGCTCTACCGCGGCCGTGAAGGCCAGTGGTCGTGGGTTGCACACCGTATTACCGGCGTGGTGATCTTCTTCTTCCTTTTGGTCCACGTTTTGGATACCTCACTGGTGCGTGTTTCACCGGAGGCCTACAACGTGGTGATCGGTTCATACAAGAACCCCATCATGGGCCTCGGCGAGATCGGCCTCGTCGCCGCCATCGTGTTCCACGCCTTTAACGGCGTGCGTGTGATCCTGATTGACTTCTGGAAGAAGGGCCCCAAGTACCAGCGCCAGATGCTGTGGAGCGTCGTCGGCCTGTGGGCGGTCACCATGATCGTTTTCTCCGTTCGTACCCTTCCCATCATTTTCGGGGGTCACTAA
- a CDS encoding succinate dehydrogenase hydrophobic membrane anchor subunit produces the protein MSTSTNEAVSVEAPRSGRIAPKYARTAGGKGNFEMIAWLFMRISGALLIVLIFTHLFVNLMVGDGVKAIDFGFVAGKWASPLWQVWDLVMLWLAMLHGTNGVRVIINDYADKNSTRMALKTILYVASVVIIVLGTLVIFTFDPCPAGAPADLIADFCKA, from the coding sequence ATGAGTACATCAACCAACGAAGCCGTCTCCGTCGAGGCTCCGCGCTCCGGCCGAATCGCCCCCAAGTACGCGCGCACTGCGGGTGGAAAAGGCAACTTCGAGATGATCGCATGGCTGTTCATGCGCATCTCCGGTGCCCTCCTCATCGTGCTGATCTTCACCCACCTCTTCGTCAACCTCATGGTGGGCGACGGCGTCAAGGCCATTGACTTTGGTTTTGTTGCCGGCAAGTGGGCGAGCCCGCTTTGGCAGGTCTGGGACCTGGTCATGCTTTGGCTGGCCATGCTCCACGGAACCAACGGTGTCCGCGTGATCATCAACGACTACGCAGACAAGAACTCCACCCGGATGGCGCTGAAGACCATCCTCTACGTTGCATCCGTCGTGATCATTGTGCTCGGCACCCTGGTGATTTTCACCTTTGATCCGTGCCCCGCCGGCGCCCCCGCCGACCTGATCGCGGACTTCTGCAAGGCCTAG